CTGGCCTGCACCAGGTTCCCCTGCACCATGGCGATCCACGCCCGCAGCAACCGGTGCCGCACGTCCATCAGCACGCCGCCGAGTGACGTCGCCACCGCGCGGTCCAGCACGGACTCGGCCACCGACAGCTCACCGCTCTGCACCGCCACCAAGGCGGCCAGCGCGGCGGGCGTGTCGGGCAGCAGCACGGCCCGCCCGGCGGGTTCCAGCAACGCCGCCGCACGCACCAAAGTGGACAGTGCGGCCGTGGAAGTCCCGGTGACGGACTCCACAACCCCTTGCGCCATCAGGGAAGCGCCACCGTCGAGCATGGTCGGCGGCGCCACCGGCAGCGTCCCGGTCGGCAGTCGACCCGTGCCCACCTGCCCCACCACGGCGAACGCGGTCGAGGTCGCGCTGGGCGACCACCGGTGCAGCTCGGTGCTGCGCGCCAACTGCCCCCGGTGCGCCAACGCGATCGCCGCCACCTCGGCCGCCGCACCCCGGTGTTCCGGGTCGCCACCGGTGATCACCTGGTCGGCCAGGCGCAGCGCCGCGTCCAAGTCGCCGGCCATGGCCGAGGCCGCCGCCTGCCGCACGGCCACCTCGGCCGACGGTGTGCCCACGGCGGCCAGCAGCCGCGCGGACAACGCGGGGTCGGTGGGCAGTGCTTCGCGGGCCGCCGCCTGGAACGCCGCCTCGACCGCCGGACCGCCGACACCCGTGCCCAGCAGGGGCCGGACCAGGTCCAACACGGGACCGCCGGACCGCAGTTGCAGTTCGGCGAGCCGCTGCCGCACGGCGATCCGCCGGTCGGTGCGGCTCAGCGCGGCCACGGCCGCCCGCGCGATGGGCAGCAACGTCCCGTCCGGCGCCAGCAACCCGGTCGCCCGGCCGGCCTCGATGACCTCGCCGACCGCGTCGACGTCCTTGCCCAGCAACGCACTCAGCAGGTCCAGCCGCAGCGCCGCACCGGCTTCGGCGGCGAGCAGGAACTTCTGCACGTCCGTGTCCAGCCAGTCGAGGTCGGCACGGAAGGACGCGATCACGTCAGCGGTTATCTCGGGCGCGTTGATGCCCGCCAGCCGCGCCACAAAGCGCGGCACACCGCCCGTCTGGTGGTGCACGAAGTCCACCAAGGCGCGACTGGACGCGGGAAGCACCGCGCGCACTTGTTCGCGGGTGAACGCCTGCGGCATCAAGGGCTGCCGCACGCGCCCCAACGACTCCGCCAGTGCCGCCAAAGCGCGCGACCGGGGCCATGGCCGGTATGCGACCACGATGCGCGTGTCCCCTTG
This DNA window, taken from Saccharothrix variisporea, encodes the following:
- a CDS encoding helix-turn-helix transcriptional regulator — translated: MTTERPVLDADALGVLDGIAAAPEAVLRLGVLAPGGYGKTTLLREIERAYREAGVEATIVDDAHLLGDTELLSLRSRVEQGDTRIVVAYRPWPRSRALAALAESLGRVRQPLMPQAFTREQVRAVLPASSRALVDFVHHQTGGVPRFVARLAGINAPEITADVIASFRADLDWLDTDVQKFLLAAEAGAALRLDLLSALLGKDVDAVGEVIEAGRATGLLAPDGTLLPIARAAVAALSRTDRRIAVRQRLAELQLRSGGPVLDLVRPLLGTGVGGPAVEAAFQAAAREALPTDPALSARLLAAVGTPSAEVAVRQAAASAMAGDLDAALRLADQVITGGDPEHRGAAAEVAAIALAHRGQLARSTELHRWSPSATSTAFAVVGQVGTGRLPTGTLPVAPPTMLDGGASLMAQGVVESVTGTSTAALSTLVRAAALLEPAGRAVLLPDTPAALAALVAVQSGELSVAESVLDRAVATSLGGVLMDVRHRLLRAWIAMVQGNLVQARETLVLLRKVGRPLEPRDWIFAVALEIGVARRNSDLAALKRTWDQACEAVLRHPVDLYTFLPLGEFAAAAARLRDQHRLAPHLTAARNLLRQLGDPPLWAVPLHWAALHAAIIAEETSVAEEHAASLASFRDRSRYGALVSAAAESWLDVLAGNVDPDQVESAARGLHAAGQWWDAARLAGQAAIRTSDRQAMVRLLDCARLLQGRPVGAGRRPAEPVAEDVGSGAGADQLSDREREVAELVVGGLTYKQVGDRLFISAKTVEHHMARMRQRLGCTSRAELLDQLRQILG